GACGTCACCGCCGACACCCTCGCGGGACACGTCGTTCGCGCGGTCCGGATGGTACACGACGACGAGCGGTTCGACCGCGACGACGTCGACGTCCACACGCGGACGGGCGCGTCCTCATCTGCGACCGAACTCGTCGAGGGCGTCATCATCGACAAAGAGCCCGTCAACGACGAGATGCCGCGCTCCGTCGAGGACGCAACCGTGGCGGTCGTCGACGTCAAGCTCGACGTCCGCAAGGCCGAGGCCGACACCGAGTACAACATCACGAGCGTCGACCAGCTCACCGCGGCGCTCGACGCCGAGGAGAACGAGCTCCGGTCGTACGCCACCTCGCTGAAGGAGGCCGGCGTCGACGTCGTCTTCTGCACGAAGTCGATCTCGGACCGCGTCGCTAGCTACCTCGCCAAGGAGGGCATCCTGGCGTTCAAGAGCGTGAAGAAGTCCGACGCGCGCCGGCTCGCCCACGCGACGGGCGCGAAGCGGCTCGGCTCGCTCACCGACATCGACTCCGACGACTTCGGCCACGCCGACTCGGTCTCGATCGAGAAGTACGGCGAGGACGAACTCACGTTCGTCGAGGGCGGCGCGGCCTCGAAGTCGGTGACGCTGCTTCTGCGCGGCGGCACCGAACACGTCGTCGACGAACTTGAGCGCGCGATCAACGACGCCATCGACGTCACGGTCGCCGCGATCGACAAGGGCGGCGTCGTCCCCGGTGCTGGCTGCACCGAGATCGCCATCGCCGACCACATCCGGTCGGAGGCGGCCGGCATCGAGGGCCGCAAGCAGCTCGCGGCCGAGGCGTTCGCCGACGCGGTCGAGGCGCTCCCCCGCACGCTCGCCGAGAACGTGGGGATGGACCCCATCGACGCGCTCGTCGACCTCCGCGCCCGCTTCGAGAACGAGGGTCGTGCGGGCGTCGTCGCCACCGGTCAGTTCGGCGAGATCGCCGATCCCGTCGAGCACGGCATCCTCGACCCCGCCGCGGTCAAGCGCGAGGCCGTCGAGAGCGCCACCGAAGCCGCGACGATGATCCTCCGCATCGACGACGTCATCGCCGCGGAGTAATCGGCTCGCCCGATAGAGGCGCCTCTGGTCGGATTTTCGCCTGTATTTTTCTTGGGACGATCGGGACGGCTGCTCGATTGGATCGAGTCATGAACGGACTCTTTTGAGAAGCGATCGCTCGAGCGAGGGACGGCGAGCAAGAGTCTTCGTGTCCACCGATCGAAACGGCCCGAAGGAGCGACGCTGTGAGCGGGAGACGTACCGAAGAAGCGAGGGCCAGGGCGGTGAAGCCACGAGCCTCCCCAGCCGACTCCTTCGCTCCTTCACTCCGTTCAGTCGCTCAGTCAGCCCTCACGCGTGAGTCACGGCCGGATCGGCCGCGACGTCACGCGCCCCCGAACCGTCGAGGCCGCCGGCGCGCGGGACCGAGCGAAGCTGAGGGACTCGCGCGAGGGATGAGCGGACCGACTGGAAGGAGAGCGAATCGGCTGGGGAGGACGAGGTCACACCGCCCTGGTGGCCGTTCGGCGTCTCCGGTCCGTCTCGGTGTCGTCGTCGATCCGTCTCGGTGTCGTCGTCGATCCGTCCCCGTCCCCATGCGTGGCATCCGATCGAACGGACCGCGACACTTCCCGACTACCGGATCTGCTCGATTCTGACCTCGTCCCCGACGGAGAGTCCGAACGCCTCGTCCCCTCTTCCCCGGTTCACGTCGCACTCGACGTTGCCGTGGCTCCCGACCGTCACCAGCCGCTCCCCGGACTCGACCGACGCGAACGACGTGCCGACAGGGGCGGATTCGCCGTTCACCCGGACCCGGGTACCGTCGTCGACGCCGGCGAGAAACGACCCGGGAACGTTGGTGATCACGTTGCCGAAGTCGTCGACGACGAGCGCCTCGCCGCGTGCGGATCCGTCCTCCACCGTCGCCGTCGGGAGCCGCAGGTCGACGTAGTCGTCGGTGGGAACGACGCGGTCCAGCGTCTCCGCCGCCGACACGCCCACGCGGTGGACGGCCGCGGCGGCGGGAGCGAACACGTCGCGGCCGTGGAAGGTGTTCGAGGCCGGGGTGTCGTACTCGTACGCGAACACCTCGACGGCGGCGTCGTCCGCGGCCGCGAGCACCCGCGCGGCCGGGATCGCGACGCCGTTGTCGGGGGCGACGAGCGCGTGGTCGCCCGCGCGGACGACGAGCGCGGCGCGATCGGTCCCCACGCCGGGGTCGACGACGAGGAGGTGGACGGCGGGCGGGAACTCCGGGAGGACGAACCGGGTCCAGAAGGCGGCGGCGCGGACGTCCTGGCGTGGGAGATCGTGGGCGACGTCGACCAGTTTCGCTCCGGGGTCGTCCGAGAGGAGCACGCCGCGCATCGCCGCCGGATACGGCGAGCCGAAGTCCGAACTCAGCGTCAGCACGGCTACTCGGGATCGCTGGTCGCGTCGCGCCCCGCCTCGCTGTTCGTGTCGGAGTCGGAGACGCGCTGGATGCGTTCGATGCCGCCGATCTCGTCGATGACGTCGACGACCGGGGGCGGGACGAGCGACTTCCAGTCGCCGCCGGAGATCATCCGCTCGCGGAGTTCGGTCCCCTCGAGGACGTCGCGGTTGAACATCGGCGACTGCCGTACTTCGACCCCCGCCTCGTGGAACAGCTGGATGACGAGCGGATTGTTCGAGTACGCCACGTCGAACGTCGGCGACATCGACTGGACGTGACTCACCCACACCGAGTTCCGGTCGAGGTCCTCGATAGGGACGGCGTAGGTGACAACGTCGAAGTCGGCGACGGACTTGGTGACCATCATGATGCGCTCGCCGGCGGTGAAGGGGTTTCGTCGCGCGTGGGAGTCCCCGGCGGAGCCGATCCCGAGCACGAGCTCGTCGACCTCGGCCGCGATCTCCTCGACCATCCTGTGGTGGCCGTTGTGATAGGGCTGGAACCGCCCGATGTAGAACCCCCGCATGAGCGTATGATTCTCGGCCATCTTTTATAAAGGCGGCGAGTCGACGCAAACGGCGTCTCCGGACGGTATAGCGGCCGTAGCATCCGTTTATCAGTGATGTGCCGGACGTGCCGTTGGGGAGAAAGTATATCAGTCGCGCGACCCTGGTTGAGAGTAGCAACGCTTCTATGAGCAACGACATGGAAACCGACGACACACCCCCGGATCGCGGGGGTGCAGACCACTCGGACTCGTCCGCCTCCGAGGAGACTCCGTCGGAGTCTCACGAGCGCGAGCGCGAGCGTGACCACGAGCGCCAGCGAGGGCACGACGACAGCGAGCGCCAACGAGGGCACGACGAGCGCACGCAGGGGCGCGAGACCGATGAGATCGAGAAACAGACCATCGACGATCTCGACGAACTCGGCAGTTCCGTCGACGTCGAGGTAGACGGCGAGGCGACCATCGAGGAGAACCCCTCGGAGGACGACCTGCTCGGCGGGCTCCGGATCGACTCGACGCAGGAGATCGAAGTCCCGGATCGGCTCGTCGACCAGGTCATCGGCCAGGAACACGCCCGTGACGTCGTCCTGAAGGCCGCCAAGCAGCGGCGTCACGTGATGATGATCGGGTCGCCGGGGACCGGCAAGTCGATGCTGGCCAAGGCGATGTCCGAGCTCCTCCCGAAGGAGGAACTCCAGGACGTCCTCGTCTACCACAACCCCGACGACGGCAACAAGCCGAAAGTCCGGACCGTGCCGTCGGGCAAGGGCGAGCAGATCGTTGAGGCCCACAAGGAGGAGGCGCGCAAGCGGAACCAGATGCGCTCGTTCCTCATGTGGATCATCATCGCGATCGTGCTCGGCTACTCGCTCATCATCGCCGGGCAGATCCTCCTCGGGATCCTCGCAGCGGGGATCATCTACCTCGCGTTCCGCTACGGCTCTCGTAGTGGGGACGCGATGATCCCGAACCTCATCGTCAACAACGCCGACCAGACGACCGCGCCGTTCGAGGACTCGACGGGTGCCCACGCGGGCGCGCTGCTCGGCGACGTCCGCCACGACCCGTTCCAGTCGGGCGGCATGGAGACGCCGAGCCACGACCGCGTCGAGCCCGGCGCGATCCACAAGGCCAACAAAGGCGTGCTGTTCATCGACGAGATCAACACGCTCGACATCCGCTCCCAGCAGCACCTCATGACGGCGATCCAGGAGGGCGCGTTCTCGATCACGGGCCAGTCCGAGCGGTCCTCGGGCGCGATGGTCCAGACCGAGCCCGTCCCCACCGATTTCGTCATGGTCGCCGCGGGGAACCTCGACGCGATGGAGAACATGCACCCCGCCCTTCGGAGTCGTATCAAGGGGTACGGCTACGAGGTGTACATGGACGACACCATCGAGGACTCCCCCGAGATGCGCCGCAAGTACGCGCGCTTCGTGGCCCAGGAGATCTCGAACGACGGCCGCCTGCCGCACTTCACCGAGAACGCGGTCGAAGAGGTCATCCTCGAGGCGCGACGCCGTGCGGGTCGCAAGGGCCACCTCACGCTGGAGTTCCGGAACCTCGGTGGGCTCGTTCGAGTGGCGGGCGACATCGCCCGCTCCGAGGACGCGGAGTTCACGACGCGCGATCACGTCCTCCAGGCGAAGGGTCGCGCCCGCTCGATCGAGCAGCAGATAGCCGACGAGTACATCCAGCGGCGCAAGGACTACGAGCTCTCGGTCAACGAGGGCTTCGTCACGGGCCGTGTCAACGGACTCGCAGTCATGGGCCAAGACTCCGGCATCATGCTCCCCGTCATGGCCGAGGTCACCCCCTCGCAGGGGCCCGGCCAGGTCATCGCCACGGGGCAGCTGAAGGAGATGGCCGAGGAGTCGGTCCAGAACGTCTCCGCGATCATCAAGAAGTT
This Salinigranum marinum DNA region includes the following protein-coding sequences:
- the thsA gene encoding thermosome subunit alpha — protein: MASRMQQGQPLFILAEGTQRTRGQNAQDSNIRAGRAVASAVRTTLGPRGMDKMLVDSSGEVVITNDGATILNEMDIEHPAAQMIVEVAETQEDEVGDGTTTAAVLTGELLAKAENLLEDDIHPTVIVEGYTEAARLAQEAIDGQVLDVDLDDDLLVKVAESSMTGKGTGDVTADTLAGHVVRAVRMVHDDERFDRDDVDVHTRTGASSSATELVEGVIIDKEPVNDEMPRSVEDATVAVVDVKLDVRKAEADTEYNITSVDQLTAALDAEENELRSYATSLKEAGVDVVFCTKSISDRVASYLAKEGILAFKSVKKSDARRLAHATGAKRLGSLTDIDSDDFGHADSVSIEKYGEDELTFVEGGAASKSVTLLLRGGTEHVVDELERAINDAIDVTVAAIDKGGVVPGAGCTEIAIADHIRSEAAGIEGRKQLAAEAFADAVEALPRTLAENVGMDPIDALVDLRARFENEGRAGVVATGQFGEIADPVEHGILDPAAVKREAVESATEAATMILRIDDVIAAE
- a CDS encoding SAM hydrolase/SAM-dependent halogenase family protein; translation: MLTLSSDFGSPYPAAMRGVLLSDDPGAKLVDVAHDLPRQDVRAAAFWTRFVLPEFPPAVHLLVVDPGVGTDRAALVVRAGDHALVAPDNGVAIPAARVLAAADDAAVEVFAYEYDTPASNTFHGRDVFAPAAAAVHRVGVSAAETLDRVVPTDDYVDLRLPTATVEDGSARGEALVVDDFGNVITNVPGSFLAGVDDGTRVRVNGESAPVGTSFASVESGERLVTVGSHGNVECDVNRGRGDEAFGLSVGDEVRIEQIR
- a CDS encoding nicotinamide-nucleotide adenylyltransferase, with product MRGFYIGRFQPYHNGHHRMVEEIAAEVDELVLGIGSAGDSHARRNPFTAGERIMMVTKSVADFDVVTYAVPIEDLDRNSVWVSHVQSMSPTFDVAYSNNPLVIQLFHEAGVEVRQSPMFNRDVLEGTELRERMISGGDWKSLVPPPVVDVIDEIGGIERIQRVSDSDTNSEAGRDATSDPE
- the lonB gene encoding ATP-dependent protease LonB; the encoded protein is MSNDMETDDTPPDRGGADHSDSSASEETPSESHERERERDHERQRGHDDSERQRGHDERTQGRETDEIEKQTIDDLDELGSSVDVEVDGEATIEENPSEDDLLGGLRIDSTQEIEVPDRLVDQVIGQEHARDVVLKAAKQRRHVMMIGSPGTGKSMLAKAMSELLPKEELQDVLVYHNPDDGNKPKVRTVPSGKGEQIVEAHKEEARKRNQMRSFLMWIIIAIVLGYSLIIAGQILLGILAAGIIYLAFRYGSRSGDAMIPNLIVNNADQTTAPFEDSTGAHAGALLGDVRHDPFQSGGMETPSHDRVEPGAIHKANKGVLFIDEINTLDIRSQQHLMTAIQEGAFSITGQSERSSGAMVQTEPVPTDFVMVAAGNLDAMENMHPALRSRIKGYGYEVYMDDTIEDSPEMRRKYARFVAQEISNDGRLPHFTENAVEEVILEARRRAGRKGHLTLEFRNLGGLVRVAGDIARSEDAEFTTRDHVLQAKGRARSIEQQIADEYIQRRKDYELSVNEGFVTGRVNGLAVMGQDSGIMLPVMAEVTPSQGPGQVIATGQLKEMAEESVQNVSAIIKKFSDQDLSEMDVHVQFVQTGQQGVDGDSASITVATAVISALEDIPVDQGIAMTGSLSVRGDVLPVGGVTHKIEAAAKAGCEKVIIPAANEQDVMIEDEYKEMVEIIPVSHISEVLDVALEGEPEKDSLVDRLKTITGSALPKKGVRGPSSPSPQ